The following proteins are encoded in a genomic region of Desulfosporosinus youngiae DSM 17734:
- a CDS encoding thiolase family protein, translating into MREAVIVEAVRTPVGRRKGGLSHLRSEDLAGLVLREVVQRAGLDPALVEDVLMGCVSQVGEQGFCIGRQAALIADYPIHVPGLTIDRQCGSSQQAVHFAAQAILAGDMDVVVAAGVENMSRVPMGSNIAGTELSQELTSRYEIINQGLSTERIAQKWGISRQRMDEFSLESHMKAVKSQEEGRFEREIMPLNVVLPDGSQTIVKRDEGPRPDTNLEKLAGLKSPFLENGQVTAGNASQISDGAAAVLIMSREKAEELGIKPRFRILARSVIGSDPTLMLTGPIPATAKVLSKAGLSLSEIDIFEVNEAFAAVPLAWLIETGADPKKLNPCGGAIALGHPLGASGARLMTTLMHELERTGGRYGLQTMCEGHGMSNATIIERLD; encoded by the coding sequence AAGCAGTGAGAACCCCGGTTGGACGTAGGAAAGGGGGATTAAGCCATCTTCGCTCTGAGGACCTGGCAGGTCTGGTTCTCAGAGAGGTGGTTCAGCGCGCAGGCCTGGACCCTGCCTTGGTCGAGGATGTGTTAATGGGATGTGTTTCTCAAGTGGGAGAGCAGGGGTTCTGTATTGGGCGGCAGGCTGCCCTTATTGCGGATTACCCAATCCATGTTCCTGGTCTGACCATTGACCGGCAATGCGGCTCAAGTCAGCAGGCGGTTCATTTCGCAGCCCAAGCAATACTGGCAGGGGATATGGATGTGGTTGTGGCAGCGGGGGTTGAAAATATGTCCCGGGTACCCATGGGCTCTAATATTGCAGGAACTGAATTATCTCAGGAGCTTACATCACGCTATGAGATTATCAATCAAGGCCTCTCCACAGAGCGAATCGCCCAAAAATGGGGGATCAGCCGGCAAAGAATGGACGAATTTTCCTTAGAGAGCCATATGAAGGCTGTAAAATCCCAGGAGGAAGGACGTTTTGAACGGGAGATCATGCCTTTAAACGTCGTTCTGCCGGATGGCAGCCAAACAATTGTAAAAAGGGACGAGGGCCCAAGGCCTGATACGAACTTAGAAAAGCTGGCCGGTTTAAAATCACCCTTCCTGGAAAATGGCCAGGTTACTGCCGGCAATGCCAGTCAGATTTCGGATGGAGCAGCAGCAGTCCTTATTATGTCCCGAGAAAAAGCGGAGGAATTGGGGATTAAGCCTCGCTTCCGTATCCTGGCCAGGAGTGTCATCGGTTCAGATCCGACTCTGATGCTTACGGGTCCAATTCCTGCCACAGCTAAGGTGTTAAGCAAGGCAGGTCTTAGTCTGTCGGAGATTGATATTTTTGAGGTAAATGAAGCTTTCGCCGCAGTGCCCTTGGCCTGGCTGATAGAGACGGGAGCAGATCCTAAGAAACTTAACCCTTGCGGCGGAGCTATTGCTCTCGGACATCCCCTGGGTGCCAGCGGAGCTCGCTTAATGACCACGCTCATGCACGAATTAGAACGCACCGGCGGGCGTTATGGGCTGCAAACCATGTGCGAAGGACATGGCATGTCCAATGCCACCATTATCGAGCGGTTGGACTGA
- a CDS encoding acyl-CoA dehydrogenase family protein encodes MDIYSEEHKMFRRSFVKFVESELSPHIEEWEEKREIPRWVWLRMGEMGYLCPWLEEKYGGTGADFGFSAILNEELAKAGVGIGFGLHSDIIAPYIQAYGTEKQKSDWLPACARGEKILAIAMTEPQAGSDLQGMRAMAVRDGNDYVINGSKTFISNGISADLIIVAVKTENAGIPGNKGISLIVVEDGTPGFTKGKKLNKLGMHSQDTAELFFDNCRVPMSNRLGEEGKGFSYLMEKLQQERLISALCSQGLAERMLSDTLAYVKTREAFGKPIGKFQHNAFKLAEMATEVELGRVFLDNLISDHMAGEEIVAKVSMAKYWIGEMANRVAYNCLQLYGGYGYMEEYPIARHYRDVRVHTIYAGTSEIMKLIIARTLGL; translated from the coding sequence ATGGACATCTATTCGGAAGAGCATAAAATGTTTCGCCGGTCCTTCGTAAAGTTTGTGGAAAGCGAACTTTCTCCTCACATCGAGGAATGGGAGGAAAAGCGGGAGATTCCCCGTTGGGTTTGGCTGCGTATGGGAGAAATGGGCTATTTATGTCCTTGGCTGGAAGAAAAATACGGCGGGACAGGAGCAGATTTTGGTTTTTCCGCCATCCTTAATGAGGAACTGGCCAAAGCAGGGGTGGGCATTGGGTTCGGATTGCATAGCGATATTATTGCTCCTTATATTCAGGCCTATGGCACGGAAAAACAAAAGTCTGACTGGCTTCCTGCCTGTGCCCGGGGGGAGAAAATATTGGCTATCGCCATGACCGAACCCCAGGCCGGATCTGATCTTCAGGGAATGAGAGCGATGGCTGTCCGGGACGGAAATGACTATGTTATTAATGGGTCAAAGACGTTTATCAGTAATGGGATTTCTGCCGATTTGATCATTGTCGCGGTCAAGACTGAGAATGCCGGGATTCCGGGCAACAAGGGAATCAGTCTTATTGTAGTGGAAGATGGGACGCCCGGCTTTACAAAAGGCAAAAAGCTGAATAAGTTGGGGATGCACAGCCAGGATACGGCAGAGCTCTTTTTTGACAACTGCAGAGTGCCAATGAGCAATCGTTTGGGTGAAGAGGGTAAGGGGTTCTCGTATCTCATGGAGAAGCTGCAGCAGGAGCGACTGATCTCGGCACTTTGTTCCCAGGGGTTGGCGGAGCGGATGCTTAGTGATACTCTAGCTTATGTTAAGACAAGAGAGGCTTTTGGGAAACCCATCGGTAAATTCCAGCATAATGCCTTTAAGCTTGCTGAAATGGCGACGGAGGTCGAGTTGGGGCGAGTGTTCCTGGATAACCTCATCTCAGATCATATGGCAGGAGAAGAGATTGTGGCCAAGGTTTCCATGGCTAAGTACTGGATTGGCGAAATGGCTAATCGCGTGGCTTATAACTGCCTCCAGCTTTACGGAGGGTATGGCTATATGGAAGAGTATCCGATTGCCCGGCATTACCGGGATGTGCGGGTGCACACGATTTATGCGGGTACCTCAGAGATTATGAAGCTGATCATCGCTCGAACGTTAGGATTGTGA
- a CDS encoding 3-hydroxyacyl-CoA dehydrogenase: protein MDLKQVVGFVTGGASGLGEATVRRIVNDGGKVMILDLAVERGERLASELGGKALFQKMDVCSAESVQEALERTVEEFGQLNAVVNCAGIAAAEKVIGKKGLHGLESFSKIIEVNLIGSFNVIRLAAAQMAGNEPNVGGERGVIINTASVAAYEGQIGQAAYSASKGGIVGMTLPIAREMAVHGIRVMTIAPGLFETPMFNTLPEEARKSLGAMIPFPSRLGYPEEYALLVRSILENPMLNGTTIRLDGAIRMQPR, encoded by the coding sequence ATGGATTTGAAACAAGTGGTTGGGTTCGTTACAGGAGGGGCTTCTGGTCTGGGGGAAGCGACGGTCCGGCGGATTGTTAATGATGGCGGCAAGGTCATGATTCTGGATCTTGCGGTGGAGCGGGGAGAGAGGTTGGCTTCTGAATTAGGCGGGAAGGCCTTATTTCAGAAAATGGATGTTTGCAGCGCAGAGAGCGTACAGGAGGCCTTAGAACGCACAGTTGAAGAGTTTGGCCAGTTGAATGCCGTTGTGAATTGCGCGGGGATTGCTGCCGCGGAGAAGGTGATTGGCAAGAAGGGACTTCATGGGCTGGAGAGTTTTTCTAAAATAATAGAGGTAAATCTTATCGGAAGTTTTAACGTTATTAGGCTGGCCGCGGCCCAAATGGCGGGTAATGAGCCTAACGTAGGGGGGGAACGGGGGGTTATCATCAATACTGCTTCTGTAGCGGCCTATGAAGGTCAGATCGGGCAGGCTGCTTACAGTGCTTCAAAAGGAGGGATTGTGGGGATGACCTTACCCATAGCCCGGGAAATGGCTGTCCATGGGATCCGGGTAATGACCATCGCCCCAGGTCTTTTTGAAACACCGATGTTCAATACTCTGCCTGAGGAGGCCCGCAAGTCACTGGGTGCGATGATCCCCTTCCCATCCCGGCTAGGCTACCCGGAAGAATATGCACTATTAGTGAGAAGTATCCTTGAGAATCCTATGCTCAATGGTACAACGATTCGTTTGGACGGAGCTATTCGCATGCAGCCGAGATAG
- a CDS encoding DUF4430 domain-containing protein, producing the protein MKTKQKILSLFMMLILGLTFFVAPAPAKAATDMLTLADSEHFTILGEVNDEVADIQVLGLDGTTWMTEEISDPENIEWTTSDASVVKFLDGSTPVATIDETDTVKIRLLAEGRAYVTAHYDSMEVSAYVVVETKGLPTASVSDISVYVDAPGTVNDFYVINETVNLSDLDWLLDQSQTLQLNCSALHALAMAGNEYYSDPDWAENNLTVFNGGGYVAGIGTDFASGLEGWVYTIVDVNNNIIEPDYPAASYELQPGDSVVWEYKSLY; encoded by the coding sequence ATGAAAACCAAACAAAAGATTCTCAGTTTGTTCATGATGTTGATTCTGGGACTAACCTTCTTTGTCGCACCGGCACCTGCTAAGGCAGCCACGGATATGCTTACCTTAGCCGACTCCGAACATTTCACTATTTTAGGAGAGGTTAATGATGAGGTAGCGGATATCCAAGTCTTGGGTCTGGATGGGACAACCTGGATGACGGAAGAAATCAGCGACCCGGAAAATATTGAGTGGACCACCTCAGACGCCTCTGTGGTTAAGTTTTTAGATGGTTCAACCCCTGTTGCCACTATTGATGAGACGGATACCGTTAAAATCAGACTTTTAGCAGAAGGAAGAGCTTACGTGACTGCCCACTATGACAGCATGGAAGTCAGTGCCTATGTGGTAGTGGAGACAAAAGGCCTTCCTACTGCCAGTGTATCGGATATCTCCGTCTATGTGGATGCACCTGGCACAGTTAATGACTTTTATGTCATTAATGAAACTGTCAATCTCAGCGATCTGGACTGGCTGCTCGATCAAAGCCAAACTCTGCAATTAAATTGCTCTGCTCTCCATGCCTTAGCCATGGCCGGAAATGAATACTATTCCGACCCGGACTGGGCGGAAAATAACCTTACGGTTTTCAACGGCGGCGGCTATGTGGCCGGGATCGGCACTGACTTTGCTTCCGGCCTGGAAGGCTGGGTGTATACCATAGTAGATGTGAACAACAATATTATCGAGCCTGATTATCCTGCAGCCAGCTATGAGCTGCAACCCGGCGACTCTGTAGTCTGGGAATATAAATCTTTATATTAA
- a CDS encoding DUF4430 domain-containing protein: MFKTKQKFLGLVMSLALGLTFFVAPAPAKAATDMLTLADSEHFTILGEVNDEVADIQVLGLDGTTWMTEEITDPENIEWTTSDSSVVKFLDGSTPVATIDETDTVKIRLLTEGRAYVTAHYDNMEVSAYVVVETDGSPTVSVSDISVYVDAPGTVNDFYVINETVNLTDLDWMLDNGKTLKKDSSALHGLAMAGNEYYSDPDWAENNLTVFSGGSYVAGIGADFASGTEGWMYTIVDVNNNIIEPDFAASVYELQSGDSVVWEYKNW, encoded by the coding sequence ATGTTTAAAACCAAACAAAAGTTTCTCGGTTTAGTAATGAGTTTGGCCTTGGGACTAACCTTCTTTGTCGCACCGGCACCGGCTAAAGCAGCCACGGATATGCTTACCTTAGCCGATTCCGAACACTTCACTATTTTAGGAGAGGTTAATGATGAGGTAGCGGATATCCAGGTCTTGGGTCTGGATGGGACAACCTGGATGACAGAAGAAATCACCGACCCGGAAAACATTGAGTGGACCACCTCAGACTCCTCCGTGGTTAAGTTTTTAGATGGTTCAACCCCTGTTGCCACTATTGATGAGACGGATACCGTCAAAATCAGACTTTTAACAGAAGGAAGAGCTTACGTGACTGCCCACTATGACAACATGGAAGTCAGTGCTTATGTCGTCGTAGAGACTGACGGCTCTCCTACTGTCAGTGTATCGGATATCTCCGTCTATGTGGATGCACCCGGCACGGTTAATGACTTTTATGTCATTAATGAGACTGTCAATCTCACCGATCTGGACTGGATGCTCGACAATGGCAAAACCCTGAAAAAAGATTCCTCTGCTCTGCATGGCTTAGCCATGGCCGGAAATGAATACTATTCCGACCCGGACTGGGCTGAAAATAACCTTACGGTTTTCAGTGGCGGCAGCTATGTGGCCGGGATCGGCGCTGACTTTGCCTCCGGTACAGAAGGCTGGATGTATACCATAGTAGATGTGAACAACAACATTATCGAACCTGATTTTGCCGCATCTGTTTATGAGTTGCAGTCTGGCGATTCTGTAGTATGGGAATATAAAAACTGGTAA